One stretch of Cheilinus undulatus linkage group 5, ASM1832078v1, whole genome shotgun sequence DNA includes these proteins:
- the LOC121510476 gene encoding P2Y purinoceptor 4, which yields MEPSVVSSQLGNSSNVSGSCLRESQHVSIPSLMCLVFLLGFLLNTFSLWAFCCRLPCWTSGTILQFHLALSDAIATPIFPMMAVYLWGNNWPFGRFLCQVKIVLLSSHFYGSTVFLTLISIHRYAAVVHYNRSSCMKQKPFVKKLCAGVWPVLLVPSLIYALTLPPSKEGTNSHCLSIHQKKLTHFYFVINFILFIPGFLLPFLVSAVCYSRLVSTLTRLNIGSAKGLRVKEKSQRMIGLCLLIFGLGFLPLNVIRTVGVVLKKYFPGHCHVLLQVETAYYVSWIFLGVKSCLDPLLYCFGSQHFRDAFRSIRIGQRDSPGRNESEITPNQ from the coding sequence ATGGAACCTTCAGTGGTCTCCTCTCAGCTTGGGAACAGCAGCAATGTCTCAGGATCTTGTCTTCGGGAGAGCCAGCACGTGTCCATCCCCAGCCTCATGTGCCTGGTCTTCCTCCTGGGTTTCCTCCTCAACACCTTCAGCCTCTGGGCCTTCTGCTGTCGTCTGCCCTGCTGGACCTCAGGGACCATCCTTCAGTTCCACCTGGCCCTTAGTGATGCCATCGCCACCCCCATCTTTCCCATGATGGCGGTGTACTTGTGGGGCAACAACTGGCCCTTTGGTCGCTTCCTGTGCCAGGTCAAGATCGTGCTGCTGAGTTCTCATTTCTACGGCAGCACCGTATTCCTCACGCTCATCAGCATCCATCGGTACGCAGCCGTGGTGCACTACAACAGAAGCTCCTGCATGAAACAGAAGCCGTTTGTGAAGAAGCTGTGTGCAGGAGTGTGGCCTGTGCTCCTGGTCCCGTCTCTGATCTACGCTCTCACGCTTCCTCCCAGTAAAGAGGGCACCAACAGTCATTGCCTCTCCATCCACCAGAAGAAACTGACACACTTCTACTTTGTTATTAACTTCATCCTCTTCATCCCTGGGTTTCTCCTTCCTTTCCTGGTGTCGGCTGTTTGTTATAGCCGGCTGGTGAGCACCTTAACGCGCCTCAACATCGGCTCGGCTAAAGGTCTGAGAGTGAAGGAGAAATCTCAGAGGATGATCGGCCTGTGTCTGCTGATATTTGGGCTGGGCTTCCTGCCTCTGAATGTGATACGGACCGTTGGAGTGGTGCTAAAGAAATACTTTCCAGGACACTGCCATGTTCTCCTGCAGGTTGAAACAGCATATTACGTATCCTGGATTTTTTTAGGAGTGAAGAGCTGCCTGGATCCACTGCTGTACTGTTTTGGTTCCCAACATTTTCGTGACGCGTTCCGGTCTATCAGGATTGGGCAGAGAGATAGTCCTGGTAGAAATGAATCAGAGATAACTCCAAATCAGTAA
- the LOC121510374 gene encoding tripartite motif-containing protein 16-like → MAQKGVQLEQEAFSCSICLDLLKDPVTVSCGHSFCMECLQSHWDKEDEKKLYSCPQCRQTFTPRPVLQKNTMLAVLAEELKKSGLQAAPADHCYAGAEDVACDICTGRKLRAQKSCLQCLASYCQNHLQPHFQAAPLKKHKLVEPSKKLQENVCSRHDEVMKMFCRTDQQSICSRCLLGKHKGHDTVSAAAEKAKRQRELEVSRQNIQQRIQNREKDVKLLQQEAEAINRSADKAVEDSQEIFAQLIRLMEKQCSDVTQQVRSQQESQVSRFKELEEKLRQEIAELKRKDGELQTLSQTQDHNQFLHDYPSLSALKRPTRSFRIHIRPLRYFEDVTAAVSAVRDKLQDVLRKTWINFSLTRTEVDVLLPQPEPKTREEFIRYSCDITLDPNTAFKHLLLSDGNREAKRMRQEQSYPRHPDRFTGWSQVLSRKSLTGRCYWEVEWRGDVYVAVAYKNISRTGDGNDCRFGYNDKSWALDWYDSGYNFWYNNVQNPVSGPRSSRVGVYLDHRAGILSFYSISETMTLLHRVHTTFTQPLHAGLWIWDTAKICKLK, encoded by the coding sequence ATGGCGCAGAAAGGAGTTCAGCTGGAGCAGGAAGCCTTCTCTTGTTCCATCTGTCTGGATCTACTGAAGGATCCAGTGACTGTTTCCTGTGGACACAGCTTCTGCATGGAGTGTCTTCAAAGCCACTGGGAtaaagaggatgagaagaaACTCTACAGCTGCCCTCAGTGCAGGCAGACCTTCACACCGAGGCCTGTCCTGCAGAAAAACACCATGTTAGCAGTTTTAGCGGAGGAGCTGAAGAAGAGCGGACTCCAAGCTGCTCCTGCTGATCACTGCTATGCTGGAGCTGAAGATGTGGCTTGTGACATCTGCACCGGGAGGAAACTGAGAGCCCAGAAGTCCTGTCTGCAATGTCTGGCCTCTTACTGTCAGAATCACCTTCAGCCTCATTTTCAAGCAGCTcctttaaagaaacacaagctGGTGGAGCCATCCAAGAAGCTCCAGGAGAACGTCTGCTCTCGTCATGATGAGGTGATGAAGATGTTCTGTCGCACTGATCAGCAGTCTATCTGTTCTCGTTGTTTGTTAGGCAAACATAAAGGCCACGACACGgtctcagctgcagcagagaaggccaagaggcagagagagctggaggtgagtCGACAAAACATCCAGCAGAGAATCcagaacagagagaaagatgtgaAGCTGCTTCAACAGGAAGCAGAGGCCATCAATCGCTCCGCTGATAAAGCAGTGGAGGACAGCCAGGAGATCTTTGCCCAGCTGATCCGTCTCATGGAGAAACAATGCTCCGATGTGACCCAGCAGGTCCGATCCCAGCAGGAAAGCCAAGTGAGTCGATTcaaagagctggaggagaagcTGAGGCAGGAGATCGCTGAGCTGAAGAGGAAAGACGGCGAGCTGCAGACGCTGTCACAAACACAGGATCACAACCAGTTTCTACACGACTACCCCTCACTGTCAGCACTCAAACGACCTACACGCTCATTCCGCATCCATATCCGTCCTCTGAGGTACTTTGAAGATGTGACAGCAGCTGTGTCAGCAGTCAGAGATAAACTACAGGACGTCCTGAGAAAGACATGGATTAACTTCTCTCTCACTAGGACTGAAGTGGATGTTTTACTACCACAACCAGAGCCCAAGACCAGAGAGGAGTTCATCAGATATtcatgtgacatcacactgGATCCAAACACAGCATTCAAACATCTTCTATTATCTGATGGGAACAGAGAAGCAAAAAGGATGAGACAAGAACAGTCTTACCCTCGTCACCCAGACAGATTCACTGGATGGTCTCAGGTCCTGAGTCGAAAGAGTCTGACTGGACGTTGTTACTGGGAGGTGGAGTGGAGAGGAGATGTTTATGTAGCAGTCGCATACAAGAATATCAGCAGAACAGGGGATGGGAATGACTGTAGATTTGGATACAATGACAAATCTTGGGCCTTAGATTGGTATGACAGTGGTTATAACTTTTGGTACAACAATGTCCAGAATCCTGTCTCTGGTCCTCGGTCCTCCAGAGTGGGAGTGTACCTGGATCACAGAGCAGGTATTCTGTCCTTCTACAGCATCTCTGAAACCATGACTCTCCTCCACAGAGTCCACACCACATTCACTCAGCCTCTACATGCTGGACTCTGGATTTGGGACACTGCTAAGATCTGTAAGCTGAAATAG